In a single window of the Ooceraea biroi isolate clonal line C1 chromosome 8, Obir_v5.4, whole genome shotgun sequence genome:
- the LOC105285820 gene encoding elongation of very long chain fatty acids protein AAEL008004, which translates to MANLIRHVVSNYNEVLQNVKDPNVDSWPLMGSPGPMLCIVGTYLIFVLKAGPKMMEKRPAFQLNTVMILYNAFQVLFSIWLTSLALDIDIRHLIFSNGCSFQNHGSKANDLQTALSRGAWWYFFAKIIELLDTVFFVLRKKQNQVTFLHVYHHTVTAVFSWCYLKLLPGEQGVVVGFLNSVVHIIMYSYYLIAALGSKYRKYLWWKKYMTWIQLLQFGIMLFYLILTLAMDCRMPKALTYMFLTNVIIFIYLFSDFYRKAYKTKAT; encoded by the exons ATGGCCAATCTTATACGACACGTAGTCAGCAATTATAATGAAGTTCTGCAAAATGTTAAAG ATCCAAATGTGGATTCATGGCCTTTAATGGGTTCTCCGGGTCCTATGTTATGTATTGTGggtacatatttaatatttgtattaaaagcTGGTCCAAAAATGATGGAGAAAAGACCAGCCTTTCAACTTAATACCGTTATGATATTGTACAACGCATTCCAAGTACTCTTCAGTATCTGGTTAACATCTTTG GCACTGGATATTGACATTAGACACTTGATTTTTTCTAATGGATGTAGTTTTCAAAATCATGGTTCAAAGGCTAACGACCTGCAAACAGCA TTATCGCGAGGTGCATGGTGGTATTTCTTTGCAAAAATCATCGAACTTTTGGACACG gtATTCTTTGTTctgagaaaaaaacaaaatcaagTAACTTTTCTTCACGTTTATCATCATACCGTAACGGCTGTTTTCTCGTGGTGCTACTTAAAATTGTTACCTGGTGAACAAGGTGTCGTCGTGggttttttaaattctgtagTTCACATCATCATGTACAGTTATTATTTGATCGCGGCGCTTGGCTCCAAATATAGGAAATATCTCTGGTGGAAGAAATATATGACCTGGATACAACTG CTGCAGTTTGGAATAATGTTATTCTACTTAATTCTGACTTTGGCCATGGACTGCCGAATGCCAAAAGCATTGACTTATATGTTCTTGACAAACGTCATAATCTTCATCTATTTATTCAGCGACTTTTATCGAAAGGCTTATAAGACAAAAGCAACTTAA